AACTTTGCGTCTTCATTTACGGCGCTCTTTGCCATTGTGGATCCGGTGGCCGTCATCCCGGTTTTCCTCGGTCTTACCGATCGTTATACCGCCCAGGAACGCGCCGCCGTCAGCCTGAAAGCCTGCGCGATCGCCCTCGCCATCCTCAGCGTCTTCGCCGTTACCGGGGAAGGCATCTTCCGGCTCTTTGGAATCTCCATCCCGGCCTTTCGGATCGCCGGTGGCATCCTGCTCCTTTTATT
The DNA window shown above is from Oligoflexus sp. and carries:
- a CDS encoding MarC family protein; the encoded protein is MDLKTSFMNFASSFTALFAIVDPVAVIPVFLGLTDRYTAQERAAVSLKACAIALAILSVFAVTGEGIFRLFGISIPAFRIAGGILLLL